Proteins from a single region of Butyrivibrio fibrisolvens:
- a CDS encoding TIGR03905 family TSCPD domain-containing protein → METVYKTKGTCSTQINLDLDGDIIKSVSFTGGCNGNLQGISKLVEGMKASDAIARLEGIRCGFKPTSCPDQLAQALKAAINA, encoded by the coding sequence ATGGAAACAGTTTATAAGACTAAAGGCACATGCTCAACACAGATAAATCTCGATCTTGATGGAGACATCATAAAGTCCGTTTCATTCACAGGCGGATGCAATGGCAATCTTCAGGGTATCTCAAAGCTTGTTGAGGGAATGAAAGCAAGCGATGCGATCGCAAGACTTGAAGGAATCAGATGCGGCTTCAAACCAACTTCATGCCCTGACCAGCTTGCACAGGCTCTCAAAGCAGCAATTAACGCATAA